In a genomic window of Carassius gibelio isolate Cgi1373 ecotype wild population from Czech Republic chromosome A3, carGib1.2-hapl.c, whole genome shotgun sequence:
- the LOC127955895 gene encoding NAD(P)(+)--arginine ADP-ribosyltransferase 1-like has translation MLLIIEALLLILAALGQDHRVAAARDIYTLDMAPDSVDDQYLCCKKKMAHLVETEYLKKEINNSPEYKIAWKKGEDFVKDQINKLTKNNLIALYVYSDIHVFNLFNPDTRSGKTNYTQMIFKWYSLHFLLTEAIQILKKQQNKCYSTFRGTKAKFNECVLNKEVRFGSFASSSLDRKIARGFGNVSCFEIYTCEGADVAKYSKLPREKEVLIPPYEKFKVTAVKKKADQPDLWCETVFTLESSGTQSNLNCALFKKPNKTKMKKYVVH, from the exons ATGCTGCTGATCATTGAAGCTCTTCTTCTCATTTTAGCTGCTCTAGGACAG GATCACAGAGTTGCTGCCGCAAGAGATATTTATACATTGGATATGGCACCAGATTCTGTTGATGACCAATATTTGTGCTGTAAAaagaaaatggcacatctggtGGAGACAGAATATCTAAAGAAGGAAATCAATAACTCACCTGAATATAAAATTGCTTGGAAAAAAGGGGAAGACTTTGTCAAGGACCAAATTAATAAACTAACAAAGAATAATTTAATTGCTCTTTATGTGTACAGTGATATTCAtgtatttaatctttttaatcCTGACACTCGTTCCGGTAAAACAAACTACACACAAATGATATTTAAATGGTATTCACTTCACTTTCTGTTAACAGAAGCGATACAGATtctaaagaaacaacaaaataaatgttattcaacTTTCCGTGGTACCAAAGCTAAATTTAATGAGTGTGTTCTGAACAAAGAGGTTCGTTTCGGATCATTTGCTTCATCATCTCTTGATCGTAAAATAGCACGGGGCTTTGGAAATGTGTCTTGTTTTGAAATCTACACTTGTGAAGGAGCTGATGTGGCAAAATACTCTAAGCTTCCTCGTGAGAAAGAGGTGCTGATTCCTCCATACGAGAAGTTTAAAGTCACTGCTGTTAAGAAAAAAGCTGATCAGCCTGATCTCTGGTGTGAAACTGTGTTCACTTTGGAAAGCTCTGGGACACAAAGTAACCTGAACTGTGCTCTATTCAAGAAACCGAACAAGACCAAAATGAAGAAATATGTTGTGCACTGA